The following is a genomic window from Desulforhopalus sp..
CCCTTCAGGGTATGGACGGTGCGCAGGGCGGTGGCAGTGTCGCCGGTCTGCAGGTATTCAGCGATTTTTTCCGCGTCGGAGCGGTGGTCTTCGATAAATTTTTCCAGCAGCTGCCTGTAGAGTTGCGGGCTGCTGTTGACTCTTTGCAAGCCGGCCGAGGTGTCGATGCCGGGAATGGTCGCCAGTCGCGGCTCTAAAGGGATGGCATCCGGAGGCGAAGTGCTGCGCCGACTGCCTTGCTGTGTCTGGTCCACGGGGGCGATCCACTTGGCGATGATCGCATACAGCTCAGCCGGGTCGATCGGCTTGGTCAGGTGGTCGTTCATTCCGGCGGCAAGGCTTTTCTCCCGGTCACCGGCCATGGCGTTGGCGGTCATGGCAATGATCGGGGTAAGGGTATTGCCGGCTGCTCGGATCATCCCGGAGGCGGTATAGCCGTCCATCTCCGGCATCTGGATATCCATGAGGATCAGCTCAAAACGTTCGGATGTCGCAGCGGCGACTCCCTGGACGCCGTTTTCGGCAAGGGTTACCTGGAGGTTTGCTTGCAGAAGGAGTTCGGCGGCCAGCTGTTGATTGATGGGGTTGTCTTCCACCAGGAGAACGCGGCTGCCGCCAATGAACCTGGTTTGCTGAAAGGCAGCATCCCCCGGGCGAGCACATGCTTGTCGCTCAGGGGCGAAGCCGAAGCATTCGAGAATCGCATCAAAGAGCGCCGCCTTTGAAATCGGTTTCACCAAAAAGCCGTGGATACCGGCGGCGCTGGCGGCTTTGGCAAGCCTTTCCTGGCCGTAGGCGGTGACCATGATAATCTTCGGTGCGGTCTCGCCCTGGTATTTCGCAAAAATCCTTTTAGAGGCAGTGATACCGTCCATCCCGGCCATCTCCATGTCCATCAGGATGAGGCGGTATCGGGCGTCCGCGGCGGCATCTATAGCCGCAAGCGCCTCTTCCCCGGAATTAACCGCGGTAAACGGTATCCTGAAGGATTCGAGGGCATAACCGAGGATGCGCCTGGACACGGCGCTATCATCGACGATCAGCGCCCGCAGATCGCTAAACCAATCGGGGATGGCAAATTCCTGCTGGCTTGATTTGGGCGAGGGGGTGAAAACCGCGGTAAAACAGAAGGTGCTTCCTTGGCCTGGACTTGAGGTAACCTTGATGTCGCCCTGCATCAAGTGGACGAGGCGCTTGCAGATCACCAGCCCGAGGCCGGTGCCGCCATACCGTCTGGTGGTTGATCCGTCAGCCTGGGAAAAGGAGGTGAAGAGTTTTTGCAGTTGCTCCTCGGTCATGCCGATGCCGGTATCGGTCACCGAAAAGTGCAGACGAACTGCAGTTTCGCTCGATTCAAGGAGTTTGATAGCGACGACGATCTCGCCCTGACTGGAAAACTTCAGGGCGTTGCCGGTGAGGTTTATGAGGATCTGGCGAAGGCGCAGGGGGTCGCCGCAGACAAAGGCGGGGACCTCGGGGTGGACATGAAAAAGCAGCTCAAGATTTTTCTCTGCTGCCTTCATGGCGAAGATGTTGGAGAGCTGTTCGAGGACCTCGTCGATTGAAAAATCAGTGGCCTCAAGTTCCATCCTGCCTGCCTCGATCTTGGAAAAATCCAGGATATCATTGATGATATCGAGCAGGGAAATAGCCGCGCCGTGGGCCTTTTGCAGGTAATCGCGCTGTTTGGCGGTGAGGTCGGTCTGCAGGGCGAGATGGGTCATGCCGATGACCGCGTTCATCGGTGTGCGGATCTCGTGGCTCATCCGGGCAAGAAAGTCGCTTTTGGCAATGTTCGCGGCCTCAGCCGCCTCCTTGGCGATGTGCAGGTTGGTTTCGTAGTTTTTCAGTTCGGTGATGTCGTAGTTGGCACCGATGACCTTGATCGGTGCGCCGTCGCTGTCACGGATAACTAGTCCCGAACCTTTGATATAGCGCAGGGTGCCGTCGGGCCAGCGGACCCGATAGACCGTGTCGTAATCTATCTCACCACGCATGGTCAGGCGAATCTCTTCCTGCAGCTTGATGAGGTCCTCGGGCAGGACGCCCTTGGCAAACTCCTGGTGGGGGTTGGCGGCGGTCGTTTTGTCGACGCCGAACAGTTCATACATCCGATCATCCCAGGTCTCCACCTTGGTCTTGGCGTTGAATTCCCAGATGCCGATCTGGGCGGAGTCGAGGGCGATGGACAACCTTTCCTGAACCTGCTGCAGTTCGCTGTTGGCCTTTTCCACCGATTCCACCGCCGCCTGCAGTTGCGAAGTGCGCAGGGCGACCTGGTCTTCGAGAAGCCGCCGCTGTTTTTCCAACTCCTGCTCTTTTTGCTTACGGGCACTGATGTCTTTGGCGATGGTGACGATACCGGTCGGTCGTCCGCCCTGGTCACGGAGCAGGGTCATGGTGAGGAGGACGGGGATGATCCGGCCATCTTTCGTCCATCTTTCCCCTTCGATATTGTTAATTTCAAGACCTGCCTGGCAGCGTTGCAGCAAGGTGTCGGAGCGTGCATGCTGCTTGGGCGGCAGAATGGTCTTCAGCGACTTACCAATCAGCTCCTGTCGTTGCCAGCCGTAGGCGCGTACCGCTTCATCGTTCATTTCCAGGACATTGCCTTCGAGGTCTTCAATGAGAATGGGGTCGGAGACGCTCATGAAGACCTTGGAGAGGAGCTGCAGGCGCATCTGCACCGTATCGTCCACCTCATCGTCAATGGTTGCGGGCCCAGCAGGTTCACCGAAGAAAAAAAGCAGCTGACGGTCATGGCCCGGGAAAAATTTTCCCCGCAACTGGATAGGGTGATCGATGGCCTGGAGAAGAAAGGTGTTGTCGGCATGGAGGTGAATGGAGTCCCAGTCAGGAGCGACCACCGGCATCAGAAAGGTGAAGAGCTGAGCAAGGGGAGTGCCGATCGCCGAGCCCACGACGGTGTGGAGGCTTTCGCCTTCCTGTACGACTATCAGGCGGGAATCGACGGCGAAGTGAAAGGGATGGAGTTTCGCCAACTGCGGAAAGGATAAGCCATGCATAGCCAAACCTCCGTGAGTACGTGGATACAGCACAGGCCAGGGGGAGGTGGGAGGAGTGCCGGTCAGTTATCGCGGCCACGAGGCGTCCTCCGCTAATCCTATCGGAAAAAGCGGATGGAATGCAAACGAGAAATGGTCCGGCGAGGGATCAGCTGCCGTTTTGCAGGTCCATGGCCACCAACATGGCATAGTGGCCGTTGTGGGACAGGAGTTCTTCATGGCTGCCCTGTTCGACGATCCGGCCGTGGGCCATGACAATGATATGATCGGCACGGCGGATTGTCGAAAGGCGGTGGGCGATGACCAGGGAGGTGCGGCCGGTAAAACTGTCGGCGATGGCCTGCTCGAGGATGTTTTCCGATTCGGTGTCAATCGCCGCCGTCGCCTCGTCGAGGACGAGGATGGCCGGGTTGCGGCACAGTACCCGGGCAAAGGACAGCAGCTGTTTCTCGCCGGTGGACAGCTCGGTGCCACCCTCGCCGATGAGGGTGTCCAGGCCCTGCGGCAGTTTGTTGACGAAGCGGTCCATGCCGGTGCGGGTCAGCACCTCTTCCACCTGCGCCCGGTCGCAGCCGGTATCCATGACAATATTGGCAAGCAGGCTGTCCTGGAGGATGAAGACATCCTGGAGGATGACCCCGATCAGGGTGCGCAGGTCCTTGAGGCCCAGGCTGGCAATATCCCGGCCATCGATGAGGATCTGCCCCTCTTGCGGGTCATAGAAGCGGAGGAGGAGGTTGACCAGGGTGGTCTTGCCGGAGCCGGTGGTGCCGACCAGGGCGACCGTCTGTCCGGGCCGCAGGCTGAAGGAGATGTCGAGCAGCACCGGATTGTCCGGTTCATAACCGAACTGGAGATGACGAAACTCCAGGTTGCCCCGCAGATTTTCGATGCGCGCCGGGACCTTGGCTTGCGGGATGCCGCTTGCCGTATCGAGGAGCTGGAAGATCCGTTCGGCCGAGGCCATGGCCGACTGGACAATCGAATATTTCTGGGAAAGCTCGCGGAGGGGCTGGAAAAACAGCCGCATATAGGAGATAAAGGCGACCAGTTCGCCGAGAGTCAAGCGCTTTTGCAGCACCTCGCCGCCGCCGTACCAAAGGATCAGGGCCACCGCCGCCGAACTGAGAAACTCAGTGAGCGGCATGAAGGTGCCGAAGAGTCTGATCTGACTGAGGGTTTCCCGCAGATATCCGGCGCTCAGGTCTTCAAAGGTCCGCCGCGAGGTTTTCTGTCGGCCAAAGAGCTGGATGATGGCGATGCCGGACAGGGTCTCCGAGAGGAAACTGTTCAATTTGGCCAGTTGGCTGCGGATGCCCCGGAAACACTCCCGGGCGAGCCTGGCAAAAAGTATGGTGATCAGCAGGGCGATGGGGACGAAAATGGCCATCACCATTGCCAGCCGCGGGTTCATCCAGAACAGCAGGACGAGGATGCCGATGAGGCGCAGCAGGTCGTTGAAGAGCGAGACGATAACCGAGGTGAACATCTCATTCATGTTCTGGATATCGTTGGTCAGCCGAGTCACCAGCTGGCCGGTGCGCCGGGTGTTGAAGAACGGCAGATCGAGGTGCAGCAGGTGGTTGAAGAGGGTCTGCCTGACCCCGTGCATGACCCACTGCCCCACCCATTCAAGGATGCGGATCTGGCAGAAGGTCGCCAGGAATACGGCGATGATGAGTATGCCGTACAGCCAGGCATTTCTCGCAAGACCAGCCAGCCGCTCAGCTGTCGGCAGAGTGGTGGCGGTAATGGACTGGTCGATGGCGGTCTGCACCAGCCAGGGCAGGGCGAGCGTTGCCCAGGTGATGAGAAAGGAGATGACCACGGCGGCAATCAGGCCGATCCGGTAGGGTGCGGAGAACTGCAGGATGCGCCGCCACAGGGTCAGATCGCCGAGGGAGGCCTGGCGGCCTTCTTCACTGTAGCCGTAATCCATCATGGGGTGACCTCCCCAGCTGCTTCCTGGTGCATCTGCTTTTCAAACATCGCCTGATACAGGGAGTTGCCGGCGAGGAGGTGGTCGTGGTCGCCCTCACTTTCCACCCGGCCGTCGGCGAGGATGATGATATGGTCGGTCATCGACAGGAGTTTTATGCGGTTGGAGACAATAACCACGGTTTTTCCCTGGAAATGTCGGCGCAAGCCGGAAAAAACCGCATGTTCGGTGGCCACATCGACCGCTGACAGGCCGTCGTCGATGATCAGCAGCGGCCGGTCGCAGAGCAGGGCCCTGGCCAGGGCCAGACGCTGGCGCTGGCCGCCGGACAGCTTCACCCCGCGTTCGCCGATCAGGGTGTCGTAGCCGTCTTTCAGGGCCATGATATCGTCGTGAATCGCCGCATTGCCGGCTGCCCGAACCACCTCGTCACGGGTCGCCTCCGGCCTGCCGAGGGCAATGTTTGCGGCAATGGTATCGGAGAACAGGATGGGTTCCTGGCTGACATAGCCGATATGGGCGCGGACAAAGGCCAGGGGCAGGTGATTCACCTCCAGGCCACCCAGGCTGAGCATGCCGTCGGCTACCGGATACAGCCGGGTGAGCAGCCGGCACAGGGTCGATTTCCCCGAGCCGGTACGGCCGGTGACCCCGTGAATGCCGGGGCCAAGGTCGAGGGAGATTCCTAAGAGGGCCGGCGCCACCGACGAAGGATAGGTGAAGGTCAGATTGCTGAGGCGAAAGCCCGGCTGCGGCAAGGGTTTCAGCTCACTTTCCGGGATTGGGTCGGGCAGCAGGGCCTGGCTGGTGACCAGGCCGTGGATGCGGTCAAGCGAGGTCAGCCCGCGCTGCACCAGATTGGCCACCCAGCCGATGGCCATCATCGGCCAGATAAGCATGTAGAGATAGGTGATGAAGGCGACGAAATCGCCGAGGGTGATCTTCGCCTCGATGACCAGGCTGCCGCCGAAGTAGAGGACCATCAGCATACCGGCGCTGCCCACCAGGGTCGCCAGGGGGGTGATCAGACCCTGGATGGTGGCGACCCGCAGGTTGCTGCGCACGTATTGCTTTCCAAGGCGGTCAAACCTGCCGGTCTGAAAGTCCTCCATGGTATAGGCCTTGATCAGGCCGATGGAGACGAGGTTTGACCGGGAAAATTCGGTGAGTGCCGAGAACTGCTCCTGCACCGTGGCAAAACGGCGATGCAGCTTACTGGAAAGGATGCGGGTGGCAACCGCCAGAAAGGGCATGGGCAGCAGGGCGAGCAGGGTGAGCAGGGGGTGAATGGCAACCATGAACCCAATGGCGGCCAGCGACATCATAAAGGCATCGACGGCGGCGACGAGGCCCATGCCGCAGGCCATCTGCACGGCGGACAGGTCGTTGCTCGAGTGGGCCATGAGGTCGCCAGTGGTGTGTTTTTCAAAAAATGGCGCATCCATCTTGAGGATGTGGCTGAAGATCCGGTTGCGCACCGTTTGTTCAAGGAGGCGCGAAGAGCCGATAATGAGGTAGCGCCAGGCAAAACGCAGCACGACGACGACGACGGCGATCAATAGAATGATTCCGGCCAGGCGCAGCAGTCCTGCCGGGGTGATGGCCATTTTTTCTAAGTCGTCGACTCCCTGTTTGATGAACCGGGGAATGATCAGCTGGAGAAAGTCAACGAGGATAAGCGCCGCCAGACCGCCGGCAACGCGCAGACCATGACGGCGGAAAGAGGGGAAAAGAAGGTCGCGAATTTGGGGAAAGGCCATCCGTTTACTGCTGTCGCGGCGATCCGGCCTGGAGGTAGTGCTGTTCAAACGTTCGCCCCGATGCTCAAATGCGAAAAGGTTGAGAGAAAGGTAGTACGCCATCTACGGTTTTTTGACCATGGGAGATAATAAGAACCGTTTGCCGGAAAGTCACTGGGAAATCGGCAGGCTTCCCGGCAAGTCGATGGCGTCCGGTGCTTCGGCGGCCCAGGCCGGGTCTTGCAAATTTTCGGGGTCGAGGGTAGAGTAACCGGCTTCGCCACCGCCGGGGTGGCACCTGAACAATATGCTCGAAAGGAAAAAAGATGCTTACGACACTTGTACTCTATTGCCTGGTTGGCGGGGTTGCCGGGATCCTTGCCGGTCTCTTGGGAATCGGCGGCGGTCTGGTGATCGTGCCGATGCTCGTTTATGTCTTTGAACTGAATGCCTTCCCCAAGGAACTTATCATGCATCTGGCCCTGGCAACCTCCATGGCGAGCATCATGTTCACCTCGGTGTCGAGCTTTATGGCCCACCACCGCCGCGGCGCGGTACGTTGGGACGTGGTGCGGAAGATCGTCGTCGGCATCCTTGTTGGCACCTTCCTCGGTTCCTTCTACGCATCGTCGCTTTCTTCCAACTTTCTGAAGGTCTTCTTCGTTATCTTTCTCTATTTCGTCGCCATCCAGATCCTTCTCGGCAAGAAACCCAAGGGCGGCCGTGACCTGCCGGGTATGGCCGGGATGTTTGCCGTTGGCAATATCATCGGCGCCGTGTCGAGTTTTGTCGGTATCGGCGGCGGCACCCTGTCCGTGCCCTTCATGCTCTGGTGCAATATTAAGGTCCATAACGCCATCGGCACCTCGGCGGCAATTGGCCTGCCGATCGCCGTCGCCGGCACCGTCGGCTATATCGTCGGCGGCTGGAACGCCCCCGGACTGCCTGCCTATTCCATTGGCTACGTTTCTCTCCCCGCCCTGGTCGGCATTGCCGCGGCAAGCGTCCTTACCGCGCCGCTCGGGGTGAAGCTCGCCCACAGCCTGCCTGTCGACAAGCTGAAGAAGATATTTGCCCTTCTCCTCTTTGTTGTCGCCACCAAGATGCTGGTCAGCGTTCTCTAGGATCCTCACCGGGAAAGCGGTGATTGTCGCGGTTTCCCCGTTTCTTCCGCAGTTTGCATCGCCAAATATCTTTCCTTGCCGGCTGAAAGTTTTTGCCTTTTATCAATTATTCTCTGGAACATTTTCAGGAAAATAAATAAGATTTTCATTGAAAACGAGCAAAAGAGTTCATCAGGTGTCTCTCTTTGACCTAGGTCAAGGAATTCACCGGGGCAGTGTGTCAGGATCGAGGACATGTGACAGGTTCGCAGTTCTTTCGCCATTCAACCACACGAGGTGCCATGCCGATCTTCAGTTATCTCGCCATCCCCGTGGGTGGGGCCAAGGAATCCCTTCGTGCCGAACTCGCGTCTCTTGCCCATTGTCATGTTATTCCCGCCGCGAACCGCGACGTAGTA
Proteins encoded in this region:
- a CDS encoding response regulator yields the protein MHGLSFPQLAKLHPFHFAVDSRLIVVQEGESLHTVVGSAIGTPLAQLFTFLMPVVAPDWDSIHLHADNTFLLQAIDHPIQLRGKFFPGHDRQLLFFFGEPAGPATIDDEVDDTVQMRLQLLSKVFMSVSDPILIEDLEGNVLEMNDEAVRAYGWQRQELIGKSLKTILPPKQHARSDTLLQRCQAGLEINNIEGERWTKDGRIIPVLLTMTLLRDQGGRPTGIVTIAKDISARKQKEQELEKQRRLLEDQVALRTSQLQAAVESVEKANSELQQVQERLSIALDSAQIGIWEFNAKTKVETWDDRMYELFGVDKTTAANPHQEFAKGVLPEDLIKLQEEIRLTMRGEIDYDTVYRVRWPDGTLRYIKGSGLVIRDSDGAPIKVIGANYDITELKNYETNLHIAKEAAEAANIAKSDFLARMSHEIRTPMNAVIGMTHLALQTDLTAKQRDYLQKAHGAAISLLDIINDILDFSKIEAGRMELEATDFSIDEVLEQLSNIFAMKAAEKNLELLFHVHPEVPAFVCGDPLRLRQILINLTGNALKFSSQGEIVVAIKLLESSETAVRLHFSVTDTGIGMTEEQLQKLFTSFSQADGSTTRRYGGTGLGLVICKRLVHLMQGDIKVTSSPGQGSTFCFTAVFTPSPKSSQQEFAIPDWFSDLRALIVDDSAVSRRILGYALESFRIPFTAVNSGEEALAAIDAAADARYRLILMDMEMAGMDGITASKRIFAKYQGETAPKIIMVTAYGQERLAKAASAAGIHGFLVKPISKAALFDAILECFGFAPERQACARPGDAAFQQTRFIGGSRVLLVEDNPINQQLAAELLLQANLQVTLAENGVQGVAAATSERFELILMDIQMPEMDGYTASGMIRAAGNTLTPIIAMTANAMAGDREKSLAAGMNDHLTKPIDPAELYAIIAKWIAPVDQTQQGSRRSTSPPDAIPLEPRLATIPGIDTSAGLQRVNSSPQLYRQLLEKFIEDHRSDAEKIAEYLQTGDTATALRTVHTLKGIAGTLGALALQEQAAALEQALLQDDREHYPLLLSTLTRQLQETSEHIDSALAATAIAPAQTMDLQGGTEHQLRAILQRLETPIKKRKPKPAMEILAELQDFHWQEEYQKELALLEKLVKKYQFKEAGAILERLFLSLNAESGG
- a CDS encoding ABC transporter ATP-binding protein/permease encodes the protein MMDYGYSEEGRQASLGDLTLWRRILQFSAPYRIGLIAAVVISFLITWATLALPWLVQTAIDQSITATTLPTAERLAGLARNAWLYGILIIAVFLATFCQIRILEWVGQWVMHGVRQTLFNHLLHLDLPFFNTRRTGQLVTRLTNDIQNMNEMFTSVIVSLFNDLLRLIGILVLLFWMNPRLAMVMAIFVPIALLITILFARLARECFRGIRSQLAKLNSFLSETLSGIAIIQLFGRQKTSRRTFEDLSAGYLRETLSQIRLFGTFMPLTEFLSSAAVALILWYGGGEVLQKRLTLGELVAFISYMRLFFQPLRELSQKYSIVQSAMASAERIFQLLDTASGIPQAKVPARIENLRGNLEFRHLQFGYEPDNPVLLDISFSLRPGQTVALVGTTGSGKTTLVNLLLRFYDPQEGQILIDGRDIASLGLKDLRTLIGVILQDVFILQDSLLANIVMDTGCDRAQVEEVLTRTGMDRFVNKLPQGLDTLIGEGGTELSTGEKQLLSFARVLCRNPAILVLDEATAAIDTESENILEQAIADSFTGRTSLVIAHRLSTIRRADHIIVMAHGRIVEQGSHEELLSHNGHYAMLVAMDLQNGS
- a CDS encoding ABC transporter ATP-binding protein/permease, with translation MNSTTSRPDRRDSSKRMAFPQIRDLLFPSFRRHGLRVAGGLAALILVDFLQLIIPRFIKQGVDDLEKMAITPAGLLRLAGIILLIAVVVVVLRFAWRYLIIGSSRLLEQTVRNRIFSHILKMDAPFFEKHTTGDLMAHSSNDLSAVQMACGMGLVAAVDAFMMSLAAIGFMVAIHPLLTLLALLPMPFLAVATRILSSKLHRRFATVQEQFSALTEFSRSNLVSIGLIKAYTMEDFQTGRFDRLGKQYVRSNLRVATIQGLITPLATLVGSAGMLMVLYFGGSLVIEAKITLGDFVAFITYLYMLIWPMMAIGWVANLVQRGLTSLDRIHGLVTSQALLPDPIPESELKPLPQPGFRLSNLTFTYPSSVAPALLGISLDLGPGIHGVTGRTGSGKSTLCRLLTRLYPVADGMLSLGGLEVNHLPLAFVRAHIGYVSQEPILFSDTIAANIALGRPEATRDEVVRAAGNAAIHDDIMALKDGYDTLIGERGVKLSGGQRQRLALARALLCDRPLLIIDDGLSAVDVATEHAVFSGLRRHFQGKTVVIVSNRIKLLSMTDHIIILADGRVESEGDHDHLLAGNSLYQAMFEKQMHQEAAGEVTP
- a CDS encoding sulfite exporter TauE/SafE family protein; the protein is MLTTLVLYCLVGGVAGILAGLLGIGGGLVIVPMLVYVFELNAFPKELIMHLALATSMASIMFTSVSSFMAHHRRGAVRWDVVRKIVVGILVGTFLGSFYASSLSSNFLKVFFVIFLYFVAIQILLGKKPKGGRDLPGMAGMFAVGNIIGAVSSFVGIGGGTLSVPFMLWCNIKVHNAIGTSAAIGLPIAVAGTVGYIVGGWNAPGLPAYSIGYVSLPALVGIAAASVLTAPLGVKLAHSLPVDKLKKIFALLLFVVATKMLVSVL